The following proteins are co-located in the Corynebacterium aquilae DSM 44791 genome:
- a CDS encoding SCO6880 family protein, translated as MSDKELEQPVQYLLGQPQRRTGVGALSMKATIVIAVGFMIFLFSQIAGQTAFAFFVVLPVTAIVVGLVSVSWGNRSLAQAAQILWQNYRRTATGSHIYVSGPNSRVPGGHRRLPGLLARTEAIEATYSQNRPPFVMILDRPRREVTVLLDCQMTGQTAMTQSERNLRTAEWCNWLAKFSLSGDIAQVTTVVATRPGTGELVNNEVRAIIAEGAPAIAKRIVTEAASVIALARPEVMAHIAITIKLDKAQLTDESFIRNIATRIGTWAETVQYAGILAEPMTYEQAVARIHMFFNPPTEADFEEIALTGEGHGMLWQDAGPNWAVTTNTYYEHCGAKSVTWEMKEAPRSTFEDTILSAMMQPHDRIQRKRVALVYRPYNAGQGATKVEAEHRDAMVAANSSKSITSAKAEMRLETTEAARRAQARGAQLGRTSMFVTATITPEEDFNRVVHDIEQLAAGSSITLQKMNRQQDTGFQTSLGFGQVPWAKSTTSSFAEG; from the coding sequence ATGAGTGACAAGGAACTCGAACAACCAGTTCAGTATCTGCTCGGCCAGCCCCAGCGCCGTACCGGCGTGGGTGCGTTGAGCATGAAAGCCACCATCGTTATCGCGGTCGGCTTTATGATCTTCCTGTTTTCACAAATCGCAGGACAAACCGCCTTCGCCTTTTTCGTCGTCCTACCAGTCACCGCCATTGTCGTCGGACTTGTCAGCGTGAGCTGGGGCAACCGGTCATTGGCTCAGGCCGCCCAAATCCTGTGGCAAAACTACCGCCGCACTGCCACCGGCTCCCACATCTACGTCTCTGGCCCCAATAGTCGAGTACCTGGCGGGCACCGACGCCTGCCAGGTCTTTTGGCTCGCACCGAAGCCATTGAGGCGACCTACAGCCAGAACCGTCCGCCGTTTGTGATGATCCTCGACCGTCCGCGTCGTGAGGTCACCGTCCTGTTGGATTGCCAGATGACCGGCCAGACTGCCATGACCCAATCAGAGCGCAACCTGCGCACCGCGGAATGGTGCAACTGGCTGGCGAAGTTCAGCCTATCTGGCGATATCGCGCAGGTGACCACCGTGGTCGCTACCCGCCCCGGCACAGGCGAGCTGGTCAATAACGAGGTACGGGCGATTATCGCCGAGGGCGCACCGGCGATTGCCAAGCGCATCGTCACCGAGGCAGCCTCCGTGATTGCGCTTGCTCGTCCGGAGGTGATGGCGCATATCGCCATCACCATCAAGCTGGATAAAGCGCAGCTGACGGACGAGTCTTTCATCCGAAACATCGCCACCCGCATCGGCACCTGGGCAGAAACAGTCCAATACGCGGGCATCCTGGCAGAACCTATGACCTATGAGCAGGCAGTGGCGCGTATTCACATGTTTTTCAACCCGCCCACAGAGGCTGACTTCGAAGAAATCGCGCTGACCGGTGAGGGACACGGAATGCTGTGGCAGGATGCTGGCCCAAACTGGGCGGTGACGACCAACACCTACTACGAGCACTGCGGCGCGAAGTCGGTCACGTGGGAGATGAAAGAAGCCCCCCGCTCAACCTTTGAGGACACGATTTTGTCGGCCATGATGCAGCCGCACGACCGCATTCAGCGCAAGCGTGTCGCACTGGTCTACCGCCCCTATAACGCCGGTCAAGGTGCAACCAAGGTTGAGGCAGAACACCGCGATGCAATGGTCGCGGCCAACTCGTCGAAGTCGATCACCTCCGCGAAGGCAGAGATGCGTTTGGAGACCACAGAGGCTGCACGCCGCGCACAAGCACGAGGTGCGCAGCTGGGACGCACCTCGATGTTCGTCACCGCAACCATCACCCCGGAAGAAGACTTCAACCGCGTCGTTCACGACATCGAACAGCTCGCGGCAGGCTCGTCGATCACCCTGCAGAAGATGAATCGCCAGCAAGACACCGGCTTCCAAACCTCCCTCGGATTCGGGCAGGTGCCGTGGGCGAAGTCGACAACCTCCAGCTTCGCAGAAGGGTAG
- a CDS encoding ATP/GTP-binding protein, whose amino-acid sequence MTTLSTIDVAAMHQLHQDITAGNAEAPAWYTKQGRTYRRWVKENTREIARVERMASIADGVQPTAHENVFSNPKPRGYTGKWSGEAAVVSGPKEWQTTTNLSGGFNPNVVGAPAPVIGTPLGEHVITGAEIACDPLSWFREGIIANPSCFVLSLPGLGKSTLIRKMLMGDVAQGHIPIIAGDIKAEYVGFVHQVGGQVVTIGHGAGTLNPLDVGALGRVIPQLETKVAQLREDGDAEKLEEMQALLERAREQVHGRQVNVVSTLVSLGRGEPIRDWESMLVSVALREIYESETIDWDNPPVLAELIDHLQTGSAQLMDKGRARDKHEWDLRIDDLMLSLNSLLDGPTGRIFAGQTSTPIRVDATAVCIDVSAIDRGDKAMKAAVMMACWSAAFGAIEAAHMLADAGLAPQKYFSATLDELWQVLAAAPGMVAQVDALTRLNRSDATVLNMITHTFKDLEALPSIEDQKTAMGFIERAGMVICGGLPASELSILSDKLEFSPAEAAMVVGWSRGAHPKRARTKGSRAVPVGRGQFMIKPSKDGSPGIPVRTILTPTEIEYRLHDTNMRFDDFFKLGEETAV is encoded by the coding sequence ATGACCACTTTGAGCACCATTGACGTTGCAGCGATGCACCAACTCCACCAGGACATCACCGCAGGCAACGCCGAAGCCCCGGCCTGGTACACCAAGCAGGGACGCACCTACCGCAGGTGGGTGAAAGAAAACACCCGCGAAATCGCCCGCGTCGAGCGCATGGCCTCCATCGCAGACGGCGTGCAACCAACCGCACATGAAAACGTCTTCTCCAACCCCAAACCACGTGGCTACACGGGAAAATGGTCTGGTGAGGCGGCAGTGGTCTCTGGCCCTAAGGAATGGCAGACGACCACCAACCTTTCCGGCGGTTTTAACCCCAACGTGGTCGGCGCTCCGGCACCAGTGATTGGCACCCCCTTGGGTGAGCACGTCATCACCGGTGCTGAAATCGCCTGCGATCCCCTGTCCTGGTTCCGCGAAGGCATCATCGCCAACCCCTCCTGCTTCGTCCTGTCCCTGCCTGGCCTGGGTAAATCCACCTTGATTCGCAAAATGCTCATGGGCGATGTCGCTCAAGGCCACATCCCGATCATCGCTGGCGACATCAAGGCTGAATACGTCGGCTTCGTCCACCAGGTTGGTGGCCAGGTGGTCACCATCGGCCACGGCGCGGGCACCCTCAATCCGCTCGACGTCGGTGCGCTGGGTCGCGTGATTCCACAGCTGGAAACCAAAGTCGCCCAACTTCGTGAAGACGGCGATGCGGAAAAGCTCGAGGAAATGCAGGCCCTACTCGAACGTGCCCGCGAGCAAGTCCATGGCCGCCAGGTCAACGTGGTCTCCACACTTGTCTCCCTGGGGCGCGGTGAACCTATTCGCGACTGGGAATCCATGCTTGTCTCTGTCGCGCTGCGTGAAATCTACGAATCCGAGACCATCGACTGGGACAACCCCCCAGTGCTGGCCGAGCTGATTGACCACCTACAGACCGGCTCCGCACAGCTGATGGATAAGGGGCGTGCCCGCGACAAGCACGAGTGGGACTTACGCATCGACGACCTCATGCTCAGTCTCAACTCGTTGTTGGACGGTCCCACGGGGCGCATCTTCGCGGGACAGACCTCCACGCCTATCCGTGTCGATGCCACTGCAGTGTGCATCGACGTCTCCGCCATCGACCGTGGCGACAAGGCAATGAAAGCTGCCGTGATGATGGCCTGCTGGTCGGCAGCCTTCGGCGCGATTGAAGCAGCCCACATGCTCGCGGACGCTGGCCTGGCACCACAGAAGTACTTCTCAGCCACTTTGGACGAGCTGTGGCAGGTCCTGGCAGCTGCACCTGGCATGGTCGCCCAGGTTGACGCACTGACACGTCTGAACCGCTCAGACGCCACGGTGCTGAACATGATCACCCACACGTTTAAGGACTTGGAAGCCCTGCCGTCGATTGAAGACCAGAAGACCGCAATGGGTTTTATCGAGCGTGCGGGCATGGTCATCTGCGGTGGCCTGCCTGCCTCGGAGCTGTCGATTCTTTCGGACAAGCTGGAGTTTTCCCCCGCTGAGGCCGCCATGGTTGTCGGCTGGTCACGCGGTGCACACCCCAAGCGTGCGCGTACCAAAGGCTCACGCGCGGTGCCAGTGGGACGTGGTCAGTTCATGATTAAACCCTCCAAGGACGGCTCGCCGGGTATTCCGGTGCGCACGATTCTGACCCCGACGGAGATTGAGTATCGCCTGCACGATACGAACATGCGCTTCGATGACTTCTTCAAGCTGGGAGAGGAGACAGCGGTATGA
- a CDS encoding M23 family metallopeptidase: MPFFSGARRKLWVFLLALVLFLVLFVVVLGSGEDKCEKPAGSRSRGSAASAPVNSEGLAYPIDPSAPITSGYGPRDGGFHYGIDLGGPHGTPIYAYADGVVKYAQDSGVDGFGGWVVIDHNKDGQQFATVYGHIEPGHVHVAPGQQVRAGDHIADEGNAGQSFGAHLHFEVHPGTWTSSTGGIDPTAWLEKAKGGDVSNQPQGGSDREHVSIDAGDGIAVAEIDDENWVETPSAVEGFTGDVPAIGPGDELPHPREFGVPAGEGGLRIDTKRGMRIAAAKFHHYINKAKGYGIGGVRPDKIYPDHPGGFAIDIMIDHYETDGGQEHGTEIKDWFFAHRHELNIKYMIWQQTYIPSEGEANKMPDRGNPNENHFNHVHITFHESPFATGDEPVYMVEDDAGDGTGYTVGGNGCASHGGHHHDHELEPGSVPEEFVRWFQLGAQVCPEIDAPLLAAQMQQESGFQKGAVSTAGAMGYAQFIEPTWRSYGYPVDDDGNPTGPAGAGDPNSPGDAVMAQAHFMCDLADQMREPYESGRLTGFNSLQEAVLASYNRGPNGVLEAGGMPNIQETQDYVRIISGNLEKYQQAVK, translated from the coding sequence ATGCCGTTTTTTAGTGGTGCGCGGAGGAAACTCTGGGTGTTCCTGCTGGCCTTGGTGTTGTTCCTCGTGCTGTTTGTTGTGGTGCTCGGTAGTGGCGAGGACAAGTGCGAAAAGCCCGCAGGCTCCCGCTCACGCGGGTCTGCGGCATCCGCACCGGTGAACTCTGAGGGCCTGGCCTACCCGATTGACCCGTCAGCCCCTATCACCTCTGGCTATGGCCCTCGTGATGGCGGCTTCCACTATGGCATCGACCTCGGCGGCCCCCACGGCACACCCATCTACGCCTACGCCGACGGAGTGGTGAAATACGCCCAAGACTCTGGTGTCGACGGCTTCGGCGGCTGGGTGGTCATCGACCACAACAAAGACGGCCAGCAATTCGCCACCGTCTACGGCCACATCGAACCAGGACACGTACACGTCGCCCCTGGCCAGCAAGTACGCGCAGGCGACCACATCGCCGACGAAGGCAACGCAGGCCAGTCTTTTGGTGCACACCTGCACTTCGAAGTACACCCCGGCACCTGGACTTCCTCGACTGGCGGTATTGACCCGACTGCATGGCTGGAAAAAGCCAAGGGCGGTGACGTGAGCAATCAGCCTCAGGGGGGTAGCGACCGTGAGCACGTCAGCATTGATGCAGGTGATGGCATCGCGGTGGCTGAAATCGACGACGAAAACTGGGTTGAAACACCGTCTGCGGTGGAAGGGTTTACCGGAGACGTCCCAGCGATTGGCCCTGGTGACGAGCTACCGCATCCCCGCGAGTTCGGCGTACCTGCCGGAGAAGGCGGGCTGCGTATCGACACCAAGCGCGGTATGCGCATCGCAGCCGCAAAGTTCCACCACTACATCAATAAGGCGAAGGGCTACGGCATTGGCGGTGTACGCCCCGATAAGATCTACCCCGACCACCCCGGCGGCTTCGCCATCGACATCATGATCGACCACTACGAAACCGATGGTGGCCAAGAACACGGCACCGAAATCAAAGACTGGTTCTTCGCGCACCGCCATGAGCTGAACATCAAGTACATGATCTGGCAGCAGACCTACATCCCCTCAGAGGGTGAGGCCAACAAGATGCCCGACCGAGGAAACCCGAACGAAAACCACTTCAACCACGTTCACATCACCTTCCACGAGTCGCCGTTCGCTACTGGTGACGAGCCGGTCTACATGGTCGAAGACGATGCAGGCGACGGCACAGGCTACACCGTTGGTGGCAATGGCTGTGCCTCTCACGGCGGGCATCATCATGACCACGAACTGGAGCCTGGAAGTGTGCCGGAGGAGTTCGTCCGCTGGTTCCAACTCGGCGCACAGGTCTGCCCAGAAATTGACGCACCTCTGCTAGCAGCCCAGATGCAGCAGGAATCCGGCTTCCAAAAAGGTGCGGTCAGTACTGCAGGTGCCATGGGCTACGCCCAGTTCATCGAACCCACCTGGAGAAGCTACGGCTATCCAGTTGATGATGACGGCAACCCCACAGGCCCTGCCGGGGCAGGTGACCCGAACAGCCCTGGTGACGCGGTCATGGCACAAGCACACTTCATGTGTGACCTTGCCGACCAGATGCGCGAACCCTACGAGTCAGGCAGGTTGACAGGCTTCAATAGCCTGCAGGAAGCAGTCCTCGCCAGCTACAACCGTGGCCCCAACGGTGTGCTCGAAGCGGGAGGGATGCCGAACATCCAGGAGACCCAGGACTATGTGCGCATCATCAGCGGCAACCTGGAAAAGTACCAACAAGCAGTGAAATAA
- a CDS encoding type IV secretory system conjugative DNA transfer family protein has translation MSKQGGRTNARNAGKSVADPRTILGFFILGLVFLAVVAVNVGVRVSRAITGVPEEIPANPMQVLFMVAAGKLDFTTPAIVTSIAIAAIAASAAIIVALQRTAKPKPVVDTAAKHLASLSDIKSLSKDAAAAKAAKWLPAELAPDYPGLRMGKVPGTTTGLYSTWEDLYLVIFGPRMGKTTSQVIPAIVDAPGPVLTTSNKRDIIDETIGITGPRGTVYAFDPQRIAYGFEQEPWFYDPLDLVRREEATMDAAATELADIFKCASQGENSGGDAFFANQATDLLSRLFLAAAVDNRPITDVFKWVNDDSDRTPVRLLEQHGWSMQAEALQGQYNTTEKTRSGFFSQASQIAMPLGRREAARWITPTEGARKFDPDAFVRSAHDTLYILSKEGADNAAALTTALTAAVMKSAEAYGEANGGRLPVPLVAPLDEAANVVRWPQLPRLYSHYGSRSIILMTILQSYAQGVSVWGEEGMEALWSASAILLYGGGVRDEKMLQKMEALIGDFEEWTESVSISQGNRSVSRSTREKKILTVAELASLGDNRAVVFAAKRRPLIAQLEPFWERTYWSEDIKAALPGLK, from the coding sequence ATGAGTAAACAGGGAGGACGCACAAATGCCCGCAACGCGGGCAAATCAGTCGCAGACCCACGCACCATCCTGGGGTTCTTCATCCTCGGGTTAGTGTTTCTGGCAGTGGTGGCCGTCAACGTCGGTGTGCGGGTCTCGCGCGCCATCACAGGTGTGCCGGAAGAGATTCCGGCTAATCCCATGCAGGTGCTGTTCATGGTGGCTGCCGGAAAACTCGACTTCACTACCCCGGCGATTGTCACCTCGATTGCTATTGCAGCCATCGCCGCATCGGCTGCGATCATCGTCGCACTCCAGCGAACTGCCAAGCCGAAGCCTGTGGTGGACACGGCAGCCAAACATCTGGCCTCGTTAAGCGACATCAAGTCGCTAAGCAAGGACGCGGCGGCAGCCAAGGCCGCGAAGTGGCTGCCAGCGGAGCTGGCGCCGGATTACCCCGGTCTGCGCATGGGCAAAGTTCCTGGCACCACCACGGGACTGTATTCCACCTGGGAAGACCTCTACCTGGTGATCTTTGGCCCACGTATGGGTAAAACGACCTCCCAGGTCATCCCGGCCATCGTGGATGCACCAGGGCCGGTACTCACGACCTCTAACAAGCGTGACATCATCGACGAGACCATCGGCATTACCGGTCCGCGGGGAACGGTGTACGCCTTCGACCCGCAGCGGATCGCCTACGGCTTCGAGCAAGAACCCTGGTTCTACGACCCGTTGGACTTGGTGCGCCGCGAAGAGGCCACCATGGATGCTGCAGCTACCGAGCTGGCAGACATCTTTAAGTGCGCCTCCCAGGGGGAGAACTCCGGCGGCGATGCGTTCTTCGCGAACCAGGCCACAGACCTGCTGTCGCGCCTCTTCCTGGCGGCTGCCGTGGACAATCGCCCTATCACGGACGTATTCAAATGGGTCAACGACGATTCCGACCGCACCCCGGTGCGATTGCTGGAACAGCACGGTTGGTCGATGCAGGCCGAAGCGTTGCAAGGGCAGTACAACACCACCGAGAAGACGCGCTCGGGCTTCTTCTCTCAGGCCTCGCAGATTGCGATGCCCTTGGGGCGTAGGGAGGCTGCTCGCTGGATTACTCCCACGGAGGGGGCACGGAAGTTCGACCCGGACGCATTCGTGCGATCTGCGCACGACACGCTCTACATCCTGTCTAAGGAGGGGGCGGATAATGCGGCTGCACTGACTACGGCGCTGACTGCTGCTGTGATGAAGTCGGCAGAGGCCTACGGAGAAGCCAACGGTGGGCGTTTGCCTGTGCCACTGGTGGCTCCCCTGGATGAGGCAGCCAACGTCGTGCGCTGGCCGCAGCTGCCACGCCTGTACTCCCACTACGGCTCTCGTTCGATCATCCTCATGACCATCCTGCAGTCCTACGCACAAGGAGTCTCGGTGTGGGGTGAGGAGGGTATGGAAGCCCTCTGGTCGGCCTCGGCCATCTTGCTCTACGGCGGTGGTGTGAGGGACGAGAAGATGCTGCAGAAGATGGAGGCACTTATCGGCGACTTCGAGGAATGGACAGAAAGCGTGTCCATCTCCCAGGGCAACCGCTCGGTGTCTCGCTCCACACGAGAGAAGAAGATCCTCACCGTCGCGGAGCTGGCCTCTCTAGGTGATAACCGAGCGGTGGTTTTTGCAGCAAAGCGTAGGCCACTGATTGCCCAGCTGGAGCCGTTCTGGGAACGCACCTATTGGAGCGAGGACATCAAAGCAGCCCTGCCAGGGCTGAAATAG